Below is a genomic region from Castanea sativa cultivar Marrone di Chiusa Pesio chromosome 2, ASM4071231v1.
CATTGGCAGATCAACCATGTGAAAGGATTTGCCATCTCCTTGCTTTGCCAGAGTCTCTCTGTTGCATTTCATCAAGCAACTGGTGCATCACAAGGATATTGATGATGATGGTAAAAGGACATTCTTCTGTGGGTTGTATGTTATTTAAAGATAGCATTAGACGATTAGATCTGTTACATGACTATATTTTTTGGCTACTCTAACAGCCAGATTGGAGGAATTAAAACTCAGGCAAATGTGTATGAGGTGTTAACAGGATCGCAAAAGGACTCTAGAATCACATTTTTGAACTCTTCGGCTCCAAGCGATCCAACTATTCTTTACTTGGTCAATCTCAAGAAAGTTCAATCGGGCCAACAGTGTTTGATATGTTGCAATTTATACTCAAATCACCTCACTAAAAGCTAAAGGATGGCTTTTCAGTTATCAAATCATTGACTTTGGCTAGCTACTTTCAGTTATATCTTCAACCAAACCGAACCAACCTGGCAAGGTAGAAGCCTgtttacaaatttattaaatttctttttctttaattgtaTCTACTTTGAAATTTGTTACAACATTTAAAACAACCTTAAGGAATTAGTTGGGGAGAAAAGCAATTATTGACACTAGTGGAACCTTACTAGTGAGATTAAAGGGTACCTCAAAATTTGCAAGATTACAGCATCAAAGCTAATATGTTGTATGTAGCATGGTAAAGATAAGAACAGAATCAAGGTGGCTGCCCAATTCatagaacttttttttccaaatacaGATCCCATTAAAAGGAAAACAGCACCAAGTACTATGTTGAGTTTTTTGCACCAAACCCAGGACAAATGCTCCTAAAGATGGAGACTGCAATTGGAAGGATGCCAAAGAGTGCAATTTGGAGTTGCTCCGAGCTGCTTATCCTGACAGTGATCTGCCCACTTTGCTTGTCATTCAATCCAACGAGTATTGCCATTTGAGAACCCCGTCCAATGGAGAACTGGGACTGTAGATTGGCCATGAGAGACATGTCGCCTCTCTGTCTCACTAGAGAAAGACCTAAGGTGGATTGGTCCTGCCCTATAGGGAAATCCACCTCCTTGAGGCGCACTTCCAAGTTTGCTCCATAAGCTGTTTCACCTTGAGATCTGACAACTCCAGTACTTCCTGCCAAAACCAAGCGCTTTCCAATAGCAATCTGATCCTCAATCTTGAGTCCAGTGGCCACATTTCCATCTAAGAAAGTAAGAGTTACTCCAGCAGTTGCTTTATTTATATTGGAATTTTTTACTTTGGTTTCTCCTCTTAGGATGTAAGCAAGCTGCCCTCCAACAGTTTGAATATTGAACCCTGCCATGGTTGATCCATTCTCCCCATGCTTCATGGCAACTAAGGAATTTAAGTACATGCTAAACTGTTTTTTATCCTTCATTATTTGAACTTCAAAATCAGCAGGAAATCTACCAGAAATAGCAAGACTCCTTTCAAGCATTAAAGCATCATACCCAAAATCATGGTCCCAGCCATGCGTGCCTGGAATTGCCCTCACAAGAAACTGAGATGTGGGCTCCAAATGACGATATCTGAATGTAGGATTATCCCCGTCAAAGGAATGTGGGAGGGCCATGTCAGGTAAAGGAACTGGCACATCCGCTGGACTCGTATCCTCCTGGTCCACTTCTTTCTCCATTCGAGCATAATCATTGCCACCATCTTTgcctttcttcttcatctctctcATCCTTTTCAACTGTTTCTTTTGAAGGAGCTTCACACGATAATCATACTCCTCAAAATAAGCTTTTCTTTGCTCCTTGCTGAGTTTGGCAATCTGAGATTTCTTCAGAGGTCTAAATGGTGGAAGTTGGTCATActcatcctcttcttcttcctcagaaTCTGATAAAATCCCAATATCTGAGGCAACAGTATCACTATCACCTCCTTGATCACCAGAGAGTTTTGGATGGGCGTGTGACTGCAGGAGAGAAGCCAAGAAGTAGGTTAGAGGTGGGGACCGtaccccaaacccaaaaagcTTTCTGTTATCAACATATTTCTGAGGTGTTAATAAAGGAATTGCTTGAGATAAGATCTTTATTGAGTAAAGCATAAGTAATAAGTGGGGTCTCCAAACAAGTCCACCGGGAAGCACTCTTTCTCCATAGCTGTTTGTCTGACACAATGGATGGTTCTCAACTAGGGACACTGGATGCATGAGACTTGGTTGCATCAGGCGCATATCACCAACTGCTTCACTGATAGACTGCTGAATAACATAGGATCGGCGAGAGACAAAATTGTCATAGCTTAGAGGTGATCCCAACGGTCCATCTGGGGGAGCAGAAGCAGCATGGGTCAAAGCGATAACAGCATTTACCCATATTGACGCACTGAGAGAACTAGTTACCAACCTTAACAATGGCAAATCATTGAGATTTTCAGTTCGAGTGTCTAAACGATCAACGTAGAGGACAATATCTGGAGGGAACTTCTTCAAAAACTTCTTTACAGATGCTAATATTTTCCGGTTGATAGATTGTTCCATCACAGAAGACCTAAGCCCCGGTGTGTCAAGGAATCTTATCTTGACACCACCTATTGTTCCAACAATCTCTTTCACAGTTGTTGTGACAGGTTCAAACGCACCAATCATGGCCTTTTCCATACCAAAAATGGAATTAATAGTTGCACTTTTCCCCACACCAGTTTTGCCAAGAACCAAAATATTTAATGAGAAGTCTAGATCATCTTTCCCCTTGGCTTCAAGTTGCATAGCCAACCTCTTTGCTGCTAATTCAAGGCCGCAAGTCTGACTAAAGTGCCTGCCTGCAACAGGGGCCAACCTAtataaaacttttgaaactcCGGTATCTTCAGGAGAAATGCCTAGCCTTCGTACAAGCCTCAAGAATTTCACTCTTACGAATTGTATCTTCCCAATTTGTCTCTTTTCCTCTTCACTTAGGCTGTCCTCAGATTCATCCTCAACTCGAAGGTCTGAAGAAAAAACATCGAGGCGATTTGGATTTGGAGCAGGTCGTAGAGAATGGAACGAGGAACCTAAACCAGCAGGACTCTCCTCTGAGCCAGCACCAGATACTGCTTTCAGAAGAGCCTCCAATGCAGCAGAATTAAACAGTTGATTTCTTTCACCCTCCCTATCTGAGTCCACTTCTTCATCCAAGTCCATTCCATTCTCATTGTCACTTCCTTCATACAAAGTAAAACTTCCACTAGCATCAACTTCCCTTTTAGAAAAATTTGACTCTAGGAGATTACATTCCTTGGTCTCAGCAAAATCGTTTGCTACAGCTATCTGTTTCTCTAACTGTGTGGAATCAATACAATCTTCAGTATCTGAGCTTACTATGTCAGTTTCATTAACCGTAATAGAAGTTTCTTCCACCATTCCACTGGATTCTTCAGCACCATTCTCACTTAGTCCCACAATTTCTTGCTCCCCTTCATTTGCGCCATTTAATTCAAGACCTTCATTTTCAACTCCTTTTTCTTCACCATAATACTTAACATCCTCATCCAACCTCCGATTTTTCTCTATAACATCTTCCCCATTCTCCATTTTTTCACCATAAAATTTAACATCCTCATCCAGCCTCAGATTTTTCACCATAACATCTTCCCCATTCTCCATTTCTTCACCATAAAACTTAACATCCTCATCCAGCCTCAGATTTTTCTCCATAACATCTTCCCCATTCGCCATTTTTTCACCATAAAACTTAAAATCCACATCCAGCCTCAGATTTTTCTCCATTACATCTTCCCCATTCGGCATCAAAGTTTCAACATAAGCCGCCTCAGTGACATTAGGACCCTTATCTTCAATCACTTCAGCCAATACAGAAGCCTCACCAGGCTCCTCCACAACCAATGCCTTCTCTTCTCCAACACCAAGAACCCCATTTTGCACCCCAACAAATCCATCCAAAACCGCACCTTCCACGACCTTCATTTCTATTAAAGGCTCAGATTGTTTAGAAGTAAAAGAATCCCTCCACTCCACCAACTCATCCTCTTCAACACCCAAAGCCTTAATTCTAAGTGCACTATCAAACTTCTCTAATTCCTCAATACTTGGAACCCTCACTGGACCTGAAACCCCACCATCTTCATCGACTGCGCTCAacatctcctcctcctcctcaacatcaat
It encodes:
- the LOC142624630 gene encoding translocase of chloroplast 159, chloroplastic-like, with the protein product MDSKVYVPLSTKQAVPVPRNRAFSSSSSLSTGSQSLPIRAPPTLDSDSDSESIGPNKTLSLSSSTSSAGYNGYESEEQFLTGEEFESASERPSVADPDEETLEKSESFDFSGPFVRDSNGKSLESSIEYEGESDEIVEPVLVDNRVMPKARLSMDDDDDDDIDVEEEEEMLSAVDEDGGVSGPVRVPSIEELEKFDSALRIKALGVEEDELVEWRDSFTSKQSEPLIEMKVVEGAVLDGFVGVQNGVLGVGEEKALVVEEPGEASVLAEVIEDKGPNVTEAAYVETLMPNGEDVMEKNLRLDVDFKFYGEKMANGEDVMEKNLRLDEDVKFYGEEMENGEDVMVKNLRLDEDVKFYGEKMENGEDVIEKNRRLDEDVKYYGEEKGVENEGLELNGANEGEQEIVGLSENGAEESSGMVEETSITVNETDIVSSDTEDCIDSTQLEKQIAVANDFAETKECNLLESNFSKREVDASGSFTLYEGSDNENGMDLDEEVDSDREGERNQLFNSAALEALLKAVSGAGSEESPAGLGSSFHSLRPAPNPNRLDVFSSDLRVEDESEDSLSEEEKRQIGKIQFVRVKFLRLVRRLGISPEDTGVSKVLYRLAPVAGRHFSQTCGLELAAKRLAMQLEAKGKDDLDFSLNILVLGKTGVGKSATINSIFGMEKAMIGAFEPVTTTVKEIVGTIGGVKIRFLDTPGLRSSVMEQSINRKILASVKKFLKKFPPDIVLYVDRLDTRTENLNDLPLLRLVTSSLSASIWVNAVIALTHAASAPPDGPLGSPLSYDNFVSRRSYVIQQSISEAVGDMRLMQPSLMHPVSLVENHPLCQTNSYGERVLPGGLVWRPHLLLMLYSIKILSQAIPLLTPQKYVDNRKLFGFGVRSPPLTYFLASLLQSHAHPKLSGDQGGDSDTVASDIGILSDSEEEEEDEYDQLPPFRPLKKSQIAKLSKEQRKAYFEEYDYRVKLLQKKQLKRMREMKKKGKDGGNDYARMEKEVDQEDTSPADVPVPLPDMALPHSFDGDNPTFRYRHLEPTSQFLVRAIPGTHGWDHDFGYDALMLERSLAISGRFPADFEVQIMKDKKQFSMYLNSLVAMKHGENGSTMAGFNIQTVGGQLAYILRGETKVKNSNINKATAGVTLTFLDGNVATGLKIEDQIAIGKRLVLAGSTGVVRSQGETAYGANLEVRLKEVDFPIGQDQSTLGLSLVRQRGDMSLMANLQSQFSIGRGSQMAILVGLNDKQSGQITVRISSSEQLQIALFGILPIAVSIFRSICPGFGAKNST